Within Desulfobacter sp., the genomic segment ACCCATGACGTCTTTTTCAAGGTCCGGCAGATGTACGACGATAACGCCTTTCTGGTGGTGTTTTCCGCCGGTTTCACCCCCATCCCGTATAAGATCATCACCATTGCAGGCGGGGTGTCCAAGATCAATGTCCCCCTCTTCCTAATTGCCTCCACCGTGAGCCGGGCCATGCGGTTTTTCCTGGTGGCCGGCATTATCTGGAAATACGGGGAGCCCATCACCGCATGGATCGACCGCTACTTCAACAAGCTGGCCATTTTGTTCACGGCCCTGCTCATCGGCGGGTTCGTGGTCATCAAACTGATGGTCAACTGACCGTGTATTTCCATGGGTAATTGAAACATCTCCCGGATTCATGGTAGACTGTCATGAATCCGGGACGCCTGCCTCAGATCTGTTTGTCATAGCTCCTCTTTATCTGCCCTGACGCCCGGTTAAGACCTCTTGCATCAGCAACCGCCCTGGGGGCGAGAGAGACATATGCCGAAAAATCAAAATACCCAACAGATGTGCGGGAAAAGGGCCTGGCCCCGGGTGGGAGCCGCCCTGTCCGGCCCGGGGTGGTTCCGGAAAACAGCGGTTGCCGCCCTGATCCTCTGCCTGACGGTCTTTTTCCATGATTCAGGTGCCGCAGGGGGGGAAACGATTCCCCGGCCCCTTAGGAAGATTCACCTGGTCACTGACACCTGGCCGCCCTTTTACGGCCCGGAATTGAAAGACAAGGGGTTTCTTACCTTGATCGCAGGCAAGGCCTTTCATGAGGCGGGATATGAATTATCCGTCGGTTTCCACGAATGGGAAACCGCCAAAAAATTAGCCCGCAGCGGTGAGGCGGACGGGATTCTGGGGGCGTTTTTCTCCCGGGAGCGGAAGGCGGACTTTTCCTTTACATTGCCGATTACGGTGGTGAAGCAGATTTTCATCACCCGAAAGGATGTAGAGGCATGCTATGACGAGGATCTAACGAATCTGAAGGGCTTCAGGATCGGCATCACCTCGGGATACATATACGACAGAGAATTCGACCATGCCCGGATGCTGAATAAAATAAAAGTGCCTGAACCCAGGCAGTTG encodes:
- a CDS encoding DedA family protein, with the translated sequence MKLIRRLYDWVLHWAETPYGTPALFFLSFAESSFFPVPPDVLLIALAVSMRSRAFKYALVCSLGSVFGGMFGYFIGHELWYRGEEFSSFANFFFSYIPGFTHDVFFKVRQMYDDNAFLVVFSAGFTPIPYKIITIAGGVSKINVPLFLIASTVSRAMRFFLVAGIIWKYGEPITAWIDRYFNKLAILFTALLIGGFVVIKLMVN
- a CDS encoding transporter substrate-binding domain-containing protein, which encodes MPKNQNTQQMCGKRAWPRVGAALSGPGWFRKTAVAALILCLTVFFHDSGAAGGETIPRPLRKIHLVTDTWPPFYGPELKDKGFLTLIAGKAFHEAGYELSVGFHEWETAKKLARSGEADGILGAFFSRERKADFSFTLPITVVKQIFITRKDVEACYDEDLTNLKGFRIGITSGYIYDREFDHARMLNKIKVPEPRQLFMDLIAGRLDIIVISEQVAKSYLNNEFANHRPTLRALGPSLTTKTLHILISKARPDHRRIVADFNLGLKTLAKSGRLSKLVP